In Cuculus canorus isolate bCucCan1 chromosome 9, bCucCan1.pri, whole genome shotgun sequence, the following are encoded in one genomic region:
- the MTERF4 gene encoding transcription termination factor 4, mitochondrial yields the protein MAGLLLRGCGRAAGPAPSCLRRCGEAAALRALGFSEEQARRLRGLQPRLDAQRRREAAAQLLLLGLSAAAALRVLERSPALLRDPAERLRERAAELRRLGLHGGQLERALSRCPQLLTVPRRQLAAAERVLREQCLLTAEQLREVLASSPATLLEEPHRIHRHFQYAYFRMGVRQKEMVKACLFRMPFAELKNRHIFLERRGLYQTPQKGQTQTDNPKLKDILQLPEKDFLASVARSTLEEYEVFKKLLAREEEKEEEEDRDAVDAEEDEDSDSEGSQTARE from the exons ATGGCGGGGCTGCTGctgcggggctgcgggcgggcggcggggccggctCCGAGCTGCCTCCGCCGGTgcggggaggcggcggcgctGCGGGCCCTGGGCTTCAGCGAGGAGCAGGCGCGGCGGCTGCGGGGGCTGCAGCCCCGGCTGGACGCGCAGCGGaggcgggaggcggcggcgcagctgctgctgctggggctgagcGCCGCGGCGGCGCTGCGGGTCCTGGAGAGGAGCCCCGCGCTGCTGCGGGACCCGGCGGAGCGGCTGCGGGAGAGGGCGGCGGAGCTGCGCCGCCTGGGGCTGCACGGAG GGCAGCTGGAGCGGGCGCTGAGCCGCTGCCCGCAGCTGCTGACGGTGCCGCGGCGGCAGCTGGCGGCGGCCGAGCGGGTGCTGCGGGAGCAATGCCTGCTGACGGCCGAGCAGCTGCGGGAGGTTTTGGCGTCGAGCCCCGCCACGCTGCTGGAGGAGCCGCACCGCATCCACCGACACTTCCAG TACGCGTACTTCAGGATGGGCGTCCGGCAGAAGGAGATGGTGAAGGCTTGTCTGTTCCGAATGCCCTTTGCCGAGCTCAAGAACCGGCACATCTTCCTGGAGCGCCGTGGACTCTACCAGACCCCACAAAAAGGCCAGACGCAAACCGATAACCCCAAACTGAAGGACATCCTTCAGCTCCCAGAGAAAGACTTCCTGGCCAGTGTGGCTCGCTCCACGCTGGAGGAGTACGAGGTCTTCAAGAAGCTGCTGGCTcgagaggaggagaaggaagaagaggaggacagGGATGCGGTAGAtgcagaggaagatgaagacTCAGACAGTGAAGGGAGTCAGACAGCCCGGGAGTGA
- the SNED1 gene encoding sushi, nidogen and EGF-like domain-containing protein 1 isoform X4, with translation MWITDGRAMCITGRAPSSPSWRERAGTSCSISLSSLSFPHSGSSLPPGTESPSLGATPSRLFSAPSCPLTAFFPSLLQVNTFQIVLITDGKLSFTIFNYESITWTTGMHASSGGDFAGLGGIAAQAGFNAGDGKRYFNIPGSRTDDIADVEMTTNVGIPGRWVFRIDDAQVQVGGCSNTTSVCLTLRPCLNGGKCIEDCITGNPSYTCSCLAGFTGKRCHIDVDECLSHPCLNGATCLNGAGNFSCRCPTGFRGANCETEESPCESKVCQNGGRCQAVNGTATCSCQPGYTGADCQTEVNECESSPCLNGGHCVDLLNNYTCVCLEPFVGQRCETDSSSCKDQSCRNRQTCNYIRPGRYICTCSPGYYGNNCQYGGPRVPSACLSQPCQNAGSCVDTEQGYICECPEGYTGQDCRDKLWEGCECRNGGSCLEGNMTVCQCPPGFFGLICEFEVTTTPCNMNTQCPDGGYCMEYGGSYLCVCHTDYGTNHTMPSPCDSEPCLNGGSCEVHDDSYTCECPRGFLGKHCEKAKPRLCSTGPCRNGGTCREADGEYHCSCPYRFTGKHCEIGKPDPCASGPCQNGGTCFHYIGKYKCDCPLGYAGRHCEIVPSPCFLSPCENGATCEDLSGGYVCNCPVGFVGKHCQSEVDCGVPSEVKHAQVSFNSTKVGSLAEYQCELGYTLSPHNHPRVCRLPGVWTDPPECDEIDECRSQPCLNGGHCKDRIAEFLCLCEPGYTGAQCESDVDECHSEPCKNGGTCRDLPGTFTCHCPEGFVGTQCETEVNACESSPCRNGGECESYRGSYLCVCPEGFFGYHCETASDPCFSSPCGSRGYCLSSNGTHSCTCKVSYTGKSCEKELLPPTSLKVERVEDTGVLISWHPPEDAAARQLIDGYAVTYVSLDGSYRRTDFVDRSRSAHQLRALASGRAYNISVFSVKRNVNNKNDISRPVMLTTRTRPRPVEGFEITNVTASAITVQWALHRLKHSTVSRVRVSIRQLGDLADRTVELNSSVAKYTFLDLQPGERYIVHVTTLSGLGTEDHPSESLATAPFHVWTRPLPPQNLTASRVTATSVSMAWEQPPAGAVEGYIINVTTTQSVKSRYVPNGKLMSYTVRDLLPGQRYRLSVTAVQNTEQGQVHSEPVHLYVTTLQRDGAPERRWSQAGHPRILRNRLPPAFLPELRLLADHDTAEEPSPAPRFTELVDGRGRISARFSTALAKSITVKTQPDAPVKLENTEVSSQGSLALQLREGKSKSEGQNCSTNPCRNGGTCTRDAESYRCACRLGFKGRLCQLACKKVPHSCTRLYSETKPFPMWEGGTCHYLYRRVYKVHQDICYKESCESTSSEKTTSRKPITNHTLKKP, from the exons GCAGGTTTTAACGCCGGTGATGGAAAGCGCTACTTCAACATCCCCGGATCCCGCACCGATGACATCGCTGACGTGGAGATGACGACAAATGTGGGTATCCCCGGGCGCTGGGTGTTCAGAATCGATGATGCCCAGGTGCAAGTGGGGGGCTGCAGCAATACAA CCTCCGTCTGCCTGACGCTACGGCCCTGCCTGAATGGGGGGAAGTGTATCGAGGACTGCATCACGGGGAACCCCTCCTAcacctgctcctgcctggccGGCTTTACCGGGAAGAGATGCCACATCG ATGTGGATGAGTGTCTCTCCCACCCATGCCTAAACGGAGCCACCTGCCTCAATGGTGCCGGCAACTTCAGCTGCAGGTGCCCAACGGGCTTCAGAGGTGCCAACTGCGAGACCG AAGAGTCGCCGTGTGAGAGTAAGGTGTGCCAGAACGGCGGGAGGTGCCAGGCGGTGAACGGGACGGCAACGTGCTCGTGCCAGCCGGGGTACACGGGGGCAGACTGCCAGACAG AGGTGAACGAGTGCGAGTCCAGCCCATGCCTCAATGGTGGGCACTGCGTCGACCTGCTCAACAACTACACCTGCGTGTGCCTGGAGCCCTTCGTGGGACAGCGCTGCGAGACCG ATTCATCTTCCTGCAAGGACCAGAGCTGCCGGAACCGGCAGACGTGCAACTACATCCGTCCTGGCCGCTACATCTGTACCTGCTCCCCAGGTTATTATGGCAACAACTGCCAGTACG GTGGGCCCCGCGTTCCCAGCGCCTGCCTCTCCCAGCCGTGCCAGAACGCGGGCAGCTGCGTGGACACAGAGCAGGGCTACATCTGCGAGTGCCCAGAAGGCTACACCGGGCAGGACTGTCGAGACA AGCTTTGGGAGGGCTGCGAGTGTCGCAACGGGGGCAGTTGTCTGGAGGGGAACATGACCGTCTGCCAGTGCCCGCCTGGGTTTTTTGGTCTCATCTGTGAGTTCG AAGTCACCACCACACCATGCAACATGAACACACAGTGCCCGGACGGCGGGTACTGCATGGAGTATGGCGGGAGCTACCTCTGCGTCTGCCACACTGACTACGGCACCAACCACA CGATGCCATCCCCGTGCGACTCGGAGCCCTGCCTGAATGGGGGGTCCTGCGAGGTTCACGACGACTCATACACCTGCGAGTGTCCTCGAGGCTTCCTTGGCAAGCACTGCGAGAAAG CCAAGCCGCGTCTCTGCAGCACGGGGCCCTGTCGCAACGGGGGCACCTGCCGGGAGGCGGATGGCGAGTACCACTGCTCCTGCCCCTACCGCTTCACTGGCAAGCACTGCGAGATCG GTAAGCCGGACCCCTGCGCCTCGGGGCCCTGCCAGAACGGGGGCACCTGCTTCCACTACATCGGCAAGTACAAGTGCGACTGTCCGCTGGGCTACGCCGGCCGGCACTGTGAGATCG TGCCTTCCCCGTGCTTCCTGAGCCCCTGCGAGAATGGTGCTACCTGCGAGGACCTCAGTGGGGGCTACGTGTGCAACTGCCCTGTGGGCTTCGTAGGGAAGCACTGCCAATCTG AGGTCGACTGCGGCGTTCCCAGTGAGGTGAAGCACGCCCAGGTATCCTTCAACTCCACCAAGGTGGGCTCACTGGCTGAATACCAGTGTGAGCTGGGCTACACCCTCAGTCCACACAACCACCCCCGTGTCTGCCGCTTGCCGGGCGTCTGGACCGACCCTCCGGAATGCGATG AGATCGATGAGTGCCGGTCGCAGCCCTGCCTGAACGGTGGCCACTGCAAGGACCGCATCGCCGAGTTCCTGTGCCTCTGTGAGCCGGGTTACACCGGTGCCCAGTGCGAGTCGG aTGTCGACGAGTGCCACTCAGAGCCCTGTAAGAATGGCGGGACGTGCCGGGACCTCCCGGGGACCTTCACTTGCCACTGTCCCGAGGGCTTTGTGGGGACCCAGTGTGAGACAG AAGTGAACGCCTGCGAGTCAAGCCCTTGCCGAAACGGAGGGGAGTGCGAGAGCTACAGGGGCTCCTACCTCTGCGTGTGCCCAGAGGGTTTCTTCGGCTACCACTGCGAGACAG CCAGCGACCCGtgcttctccagcccctgcGGGAGCAGAGGCTACTGCCTGTCCAGCAACGGCACCCACAGCTGCACCTGCAAAGTCAGCTACACAGGCAAGAGCTGCGAAAAAG AATTGCTGCCACCAACCTCATTAAAGGTGGAAAGGGTGGAGGACACTGGTGTGTTGATTTCTTGGCACCCACCTGAGGACGCAGCCGCCAGGCAACTCATTGACGGCTACGCCGTGACGTACGTATCCCTCGACGGCTCTTACCGCAGGACAGATTTTGTGGACCGAAGTCGTTCTGCCCACCAATTGCGGGCATTAGCCTCCGGCAGAGCCTacaatatttctgtcttttcagtcaAACGCAACGTGAACAACAAGAATGATATCAGCAGGCCCGTCATGCTCACCACGCGCACTA GACCGCGTCCGGTGGAAGGCTTTGAGATCACGAACGTGACGGCCAGCGCCATCACGGTGCAGTGGGCTCTCCACCGGCTCAAGCACTCCACTGTCAGTAGGGTGCGGGTCTCCATCCGCCAGCTGGGGGACCTGGCAGACCGCACCGTGGAGCTCAACAGCAGCGTGGCCAAGTACACCTTCCT GGACCTGCAGCCAGGAGAGCGGTACATCGTCCACGTCACAACGCTGAGCGGCCTGGGGACGGAAGACCACCCCTCAGAGAGCCTGGCCACGGCGCCCTTCCACGTGTGGACAA GGCCTCTCCCCCCTCAAAACCTTACCGCCTCCCGTGTCACCGCCACCTCCGTGTCCATGGCATGGGAGCAGCCGCCTGCCGGTGCCGTGGAGGGCTACATCATCAATGTCACCACCACCCAGAGCGTCAAGAGCCGCTATGTGCCCAATGGGAAGCTCATGTCCTACACGGTGCGGGACCTGCTCCCCGGGCAGCGGTACCGCCTGTCCGTGACGGCTGTGCAGAACACCGAGCAGGGCCAAGTGCACAGCGAGCCCGTCCACCTCTACGTCACCACCC TGCAGAGGGATGGGGCTCCAGAGAGACGCTGGAGCCAAGCTGGACACCCCCGGATCCTGCGCAACAGGCTGCCTCCAGCATTCCTGCCTGAACTCCGCTTGCTAGCGGATCACGACACAGCTGAGGAGCCCTCGCCAGCCCCCAG ATTCACCGAGCTGGTGGATGGCAGAGGGAGGATCAGCGCCAGGTTCAGCACTGCGCTCGCCAAATCCATCACTGTGAAGACAC AGCCAGATGCTCCAGTGAAGCTGGAGAACACGGAGGTGTCCAGCCAGGGCAGTCTGGCGCTGCAGCTACGCGAGGGGAAGAGCAAGA GTGAGGGGCAGAACTGCTCCACCAACCCCTGCAGGAACGGAGGCACCTGCACCAGGGACGCCGAGTCCTACCGCTGCGCCTGCCGCCTGGGCTTCAAGGGCCGGCTCTGCCAGCTGG CCTGCAAGAAGGTGCCACACTCGTGCACACGGCTGTACTCGGAAACCAAGCCATTCCCCATGTGGGAAGGAGGCACCTGCCACTACCT GTACAGGAGAGTCTACAAGGTACACCAGGACATCTGCTACAAGGAGAGCTGCGAGAGCACCAGTTCCGAGAAGACAACCAGCAG AAAACCAATCACCAATCACACACTGAAGAAGCCATAG